In the Oxyura jamaicensis isolate SHBP4307 breed ruddy duck chromosome 19, BPBGC_Ojam_1.0, whole genome shotgun sequence genome, TGCACTGTAGGCAGTTGGTTCGAGTCTCAGCTGAATGCTTTTTCCTCTAAGAATATACAAACTGTTTTACCTGGTCAGGCCAAATGTCCACTCACTGTAATAATCCCTAAAACACCTAACAGCAAATGTCTGAGGAAGGATATGAATCTAGGGAGAGCATGTCGTTCTCCCAAACACTCTCCTGTCCTTCCCCAGTTTATATTTTGGGGACTTCCTGATCTGATGGTGGCATGATGTGACGGCATCATAACATGGTGACAGACACAGTCAACTCAAAGACTGGAACATAACCACTTCAGCTACTATCTGGCTTTCTGAATTAGTAGCATAAAACCGCTCTTTCTGTAATGTGGTGTAAGCATCTCTGGATTTTGCATGCATTGAGTTGTCACTACGGCAGTAACCCTTCTTAGCTGAAAGGTAATTTCAGACTTTCTTTGTCATGGTCTCCCAGCTTTTCATCTCCATGTAGAATCTTCAAGACAAGTAAAGCGCTTAGAATataaagtatttcagtatttgttcTGTCTGTgggctttatttttgtgtatagaatatatataatttattggAGAAGTTACGGGTCTGCTGTCCTTTCTCCTTTGTGTTGGCTGTGTTAAGACTATTCATCAGACTTAAACTTTCAGGGCTAGATTATGGATTCAGTATGGAGGACCAAGCTATATGCATAATACTGTTTAAAACGCCATCccatattttttgtattatagATAAAATTGGGTTCTTTATTTAACTGGAAACATTCTCCAACACCTTTGTGGGTAGGCCAGTAAGTCTTTTCTCTTTACCTAAGGTCCTTTTTTTAGGAGATGGAAATTCTAATCTGTGGTTATGTATTTAATTAGTTCCAGGATTAAGGTTTTGAAGAGAAACCTTCCAGTTCCTTTCATCTCTCTGTATTGAGAAGTTGCATACCTACTATGAAGATTTAGTGAGACTTGAGGGGGTTTGTGCTTCTGCACAAGCAAAACCTCAGGCTTCGTTTTAGCCAGCCTTTTACCTCTGTGCTTCTGGAGTAGTTTAGTGTTATCTCACTATCACATAAAGTTGTGTCATCTCAGTATTGCTGTATCTGTTTGACTATAGTGGTCATACTGCGTCAGACACCAAGGGTCTTCAGGCTGATGGTGAATGTCTGGGAATGAGCATCGTAGGTTAACAGTATGGCATCACTACctcctccttattttccagCTTGTGTTTTCCTACAGGATCTCTCTTCAACACATGAATTGGCTAATGGTTGAGGAGAGGGCAGTGCATTCACAACTACAGGTTAATTTCTCAATTACTTCTCATATCTGAGGACAGTTAAACATTAAGCTTAAAGTCAAGCCAAACAGCTCTTGCTGGAGCTTGGCAAAGATATCCAAGTAGGAGAGGGTGCAAGTCTTAATTCCTGTTCATCTTTCCTCACAAGAATGAATGCTGTGGTAGGCAAATTATCTTGGATGTATCTGTTTAATGAACTTAAATATGAGGTGAtttatggattaaaaaaaaaaaaaaaacaaaaaaaaaaaacagcattatttgAACAGACAGAAGCATCATCCTCTAGGAAATAAGTCATAGTGCTTGTATTATTTAAGTTGAATATTGTCACCGTATCATATTGCCTTTAACTTAGCTAGTTGAAGTTACACTTCAAGATTGCATGCTtaagtttaatattaaaaaaatgtacataatgTTTTAGGGTGGCTTTTGAAGTCTTCAGTAAAAACAGTTCACCATTTTGAAACAGCGCAGGGTGTTATTTGTAAGTATTATCAAAGCCTCTGGGGATTTTTGTGAACTTTGAGCTAGAGTAGCAAAATAGACTGGGTGAAGTAGGgatgttttcttctgaggaGAATACAGCCACTATAAAATTGTCCTGTGCATGTGGAGACCTGCTCAAGACTGATAACATTGTTCCTGCCAAGGAAAAAATGAGCCGATAGTTCCCATTACTGAAAGAACTTATGTCTGCTAAGACTGAATTTTAACACCTGAGGGGGGGAATGACAGTTAAGCGTTACTTGTTTCCTGGTGCTTCTGCTTCCTCCATATAACATAAGGTAAAATGATGGGGGAGGGATGATGAAAGTGCAAGTTAAATAGGGCACAGAAAGGTAAAGGGTCATAGTATGGGAGGTGTAGCCTAGTCACGTCACCATGGTCTTGGCAGAAAGTAGATTTGTGACCCTGGATCTCCTCAACCTGTCAGATAGCTGGGAAGCACTTGTCCTACTGAGCGGCTGGGCTGGTTGGGTCATGGTCTTATTGATGTTCCCTGTATCTGGGATTCTCATCTGCTCTAGCAGGTGGGAGGTAGATGATGAATGAACTGAAGCACTTCTTGGTGGGACAAAACGGTTACTGGATGTCATAAATGAAGAGAGCCCAGTATATATGTAACAattgagctttatttttctaatatgtCATAATCATAATGTGATTAGGTAGTGAAAGGATTAAAGCCTTCCTTAAATAGTTCAGGCTTTTGCTTCCACTTGAATATAGGAAAGCTGTAtttaataataacttttttCACCTCAGCTTTGGAAGTCTTTTTTAATGGTTTAGGCTATAAATATGAATTacattttgttactttttcagtggaaatagCTGCTTGGCATGGGTAGATATGGTTGCTCTGGTTATCCTCAGGATGTCTCCTTTGTCACTTTTCCAAGCAGCTCATCTTTCTTTTAGTGGTTTCCTCTTGGAACTTTGACTTGCTTCCCTAATCTATTCAAATCTGGATCTTATTTTTTGGTTAATTACTATAATGCAGTGTATTCCTGCTGACAAATCAATAGAGCATTCTGTAATTCTTCACTTTATCCCTATTGTGCTGAAAGCCAGCTTACGTTTGCTCatgatttttctcacaattcaGTGTCTTTTCAGGAGCACTTTGAAGAACACACGTTCCTGTAGGATTGTACTGATAACCATTATCCACTGTAAAAAATGAGTGCTTACTACTAAATCTGTTTTGTCTCTCTTAAGCTGTCTTTAAAGAATGTTTTGGGTACTCTTGTCAAATGCATTTGAAAGAGTACCAGGTAATTTCTTTGTGCATGTGCTCATGGATTTGTTTGGACCACTCCAGTATAAACGTGAGGAGTAACTGCAtgaaaggaggagggagccTGTCTTGATAACTTATCATTAACGTGCAACTTCTGTTGAGTGGTTTGAAAGATGCTTTAGCTGTGAAAATAATTGCTTGACCTTTTCTTCCTAGAAATGGTTGAATCAATGAAGAAAGTGGCTGGAATGGATGTGGAGTTGACAGTGGAAGAGAGAAACCTGCTTTCTGTTGCATATAAAAACGTGATTGGAGCCAGAAGAGCCTCCTGGAGAATAATCAGCAGCAttgaacagaaagaagaaaacaaaggtggagaagataaattaaaaatgattcgGGAATATCGGCAAATGGTAAGATGTAGTTGGCATTATGGTGTGATGCCATTTAGTTAAGAAAGGCTGCATCCCAGTTTTGTTACTCCCATGTTCCCAGGGATAGGGGATGTTAAGATGTTAGAGTCGTCTCCACTGTGAAACTTGCATGTGTAATAACCTCTAGGgccttgctatttttttctcttcagagaggggaaaaactgATGCAGATAACTTCATGGTGAGTCTAGGCAGTCTCTGCAGCTTTACCTAAAATGGAGAACTTGGAACAAGCTTTGACTTTCATCAGGAAGGGCTAATGAAACCATCAGCTATTAGGACAGTGAACTGtttccctcctgccccgcctcCTGGTTTAATGTGGAGCAGACATTCTCCCATACTATTTAAATCCCACACGTTTCTACAGAGATTTTACATTCATCATTCGAGGACAAGTGCCTCCGTGGTTCAGATCTTCACTTCCAGAGAAACAGTGGAGTCTTTCAACCTTCTGGCACTGATTTGTACCACTACCAATGGAAATGATGTTCCTTTTTTCAGGAATGGCTCTGGACTACTTTCTTTTGACTCATAGCATTTCTCTTGCTCCATGGAATTGTTCAAGTTGtaagtttctatttttatgcTGGCGTGCTGCTGGGATGAGGCTCTGCCAGTTACATACAGTCCCAAATACCATTTCTTATGGGTGCCTAAAATCTTTCTAACGGAGCATACAAATTAAGACAGTGAATACCTATCTAATGATTGCTTAAATTTGTCTTAGACAATATGCTTTCAGGTTTCTGCTTAATATTTTGTGGACAGTTATCTCCTGCCAGAGATCCTTTAATAGTGAAAAGACTTTCCATTGGTTTTGAAaggattgtttaaaaaaaggcattgttCTGCATCTCTCCTTGTAAAGAGAGCAAGTACTGTGCAGAACAGACTGGTGAGcaagaaatgtgtgtgtatatagtCCTCGAAATAGGATATATTGAGAGAAATACACAGCCACAGGGAATGCAGGGCCATGCCAACAGTGTCATCATCCTTCAAATCCTTACAGGGAATAGCCATTGCTGTTGTTCAGAGTGCCTGCAGGCTTTAGGTGGAAGAATGCTGTGGAGTACACAGCAGTGTATTTCCATACTGGAAAAAGACAAGATGTGTCTACTCAGCTCTAGCTTGGGCTTTCCAAGAGGCTTATGTGttgcagctggagctgaagaCTATGTCCTGCTTGTAGCTGCTGAAAGACTTGCTTTAAGTTAGTGGATGatgcttcttgctgctgctgaaacgagagctgcagcagaggtgcCCTGCTGTCATACTCAGTGCTTCTGGGTGAGTGGATAAGGTCCAGTGCAGACTCAGAGTTGTGGTTATTTTGCTTGACCCCCATGCCAACAAATAACCgttactgtatttttcagcCTTAAGAACAGTGTTATTGGGAGATCCTTCTCAGGCTTGAAAGACTCTGGGGNNNNNNNNNNNNNNNNNNNNNNNNNNNNNNNNNNNNNNNNNNNNNNNNNNNNNNNNNNNNNNNNNNNNNNNNNNNNNNNNNNNNNNNNNNNNNNNNNNNNGAGACAGGGGACAACATACCAAAGCAGTTACCTTGGCCTGTTAGTCCCTAGATTAAAATTCTGAGGGGTGAGAGAAAACTGGcatcattaggaaaaaaaaaaaatctattaccTACCACCAAAACCAGCTGTGGGGGCTTGCACAGCTGTAAACTGCAGCTTGAGTTGAAACAAAAGTTGTAGTTTGTGTAGAAATCGTCTGAGTCTTTTGTCTCCATCAGTATTCTCCATCAGTATTTGTTAGAATTCAACTCTTTGGTCTTGATCAAGCAAACTCCAAACACTTGAAATTACTAGCCGGTAATGACTTGGGGCAGGACTGAAGGGCTGATTGGTGGTGGAGTCAGAGAAGGACATGGCTGGTTTTGTCTGAGGTATGCGTCAGGCAATACTGAAGGATGATAGAGGCCTCTGTGTTCTTTACTTTGCTTAAGATAAATATAGCAGAACCTGTACAGAGTTATGGGAAAAACTGCTGCGGACATGATTCCTGCTTTTGGGTCCTGTGGCCATGTGGATGCACAAACGTGGAGCCCCTGGCTTTCTCCTCTGACTGCATCTCTGTGGATGAGAACGTGGAGGCTTGCTTTCTCTGTCCTTGAGAGGATGAAGTGGTGTGTCTGCACATGATGCAGTTCAGATCCTTGCAGTAAGACCAAATCCCTTTCCTAATAGCATAGGACAAGGGTTCACCTACCTCTCACGGTCTGTACTTGTGGCGTACTGAGTGTGTGCTTTGTGGAGCTCTGACTTAAAGCTGACTTACAGCCTGGGTTGTATtttggggcagctgcagggctttcttcttcccctcttcatAGAAAGATTAGACTGGAAGTTGACACATGGGTGGTCCTCTTATTTCTCGGGAGTGGGGAGGAAGGTATAGCTCACAGGCTTTAGCAACTGCTAcctgctgttctgctttcaCGTTGCATCTCAGTTGTGAGGTGCAGCTGTTCTGTGGGCTAAATAGTAAAACAGGTCAAAGAACTAGTATGGGCCACGATTTTCCTGGTTGGTTCTAATAAGTTTCCTTATTTAGGTCATCAGGTGGTTTAGAAGCTTCTGTACATGTAGAGCTAAGAACCCAGTCTGGAATCTGCTTAAGCCAGCACAACCACTAAAATACAGAGGCAGGGTGGATTGTGGGGGGCCCCTGCACACATCAGGATGAGCCATCTCTCCTTGCTAGTCAGAGCCTGCAGTTCCATGTGTCCTATTTTGAACTAAAATGGTAATAGGCCATAAAACTACCTGCTCTGTGTGCTCCCAGAAGGCTTAGTGTGAGCTCTTGGGCTGGCTTTCTGTGCAGAGCTCAGTTATTCTCTGTCAAGAGAAGATCCCTTTagatctattttttaaaaacgaGTTATTAGGATTGTGGTGGTGGGgggaggtttgtttttttaataagctcAATTTGTATTAAATCTCTAAGTTAAGCATGGTCAGGACATATAAATTGCACTGGTCAGTAGTTGCTTTCTAGTAACTTGTTTGACTGATCCttaaagcacagctgaaaaaggTCTGTCTGAGATGAAATGGAAGTTTGTACATGTCTGGTTTAACAAAAGAAGATTAGAAACTGATTTAATTCTTTGCAGTTGTGCTGAAGATCTCTCTGCAAAAGAAGTCATTGAGAAAGAGGATCAAGAGGAAAGAAGTTTGCAGGAACTGACTGCTGGCACAGGTTTTATAGCTTTTGTAGCCCAAGAATATATGAAGTAGATTCTTCTCAAGTGACCATATTTCAGCAACTTCCCTAAGCATTTGTCACATAACTAAGTATAGAATCTAACTCTTCCTCTGAATGCTCTAGGGCATTCTGTCATTGTTTGCATATGAAATTTGCTCTATATTAATCTACCTAAAGGAACTTCTCCAGATCTGTTAAGTAACTTTGTACAAATTGATATGTGCCAGTTTATTTTAGATCTAGTTTTAACAGTTTTGAGGCTAGATGTCGTGGTTACAAACCACAATAGTTTAGAAGCTACATGGTGATAAGTtgctgcatgaaaagaaaaatgctacatgaaagaaaactgcatgaGTGGGGGGTAGGAAGGGATAGCAGGCTGACTGGGGCTGCTCTTGTGATCTGAGGCATGCAGCTACTGGTACCGTTTATTGTAGCTGATGGCAATGCCTTGCCTTGAAAACCTCAACTTTGTAGTCTGTAACAGTAGCTTGAGCCAGAGTTGTCTTCAGCCATAACTGAAAGATAATGCCAAATCAGGAAAGAGCAGCAACAGGTTGCTATCTGCACTTAACCAACCCCTCCTGCTGTGGATGATGTGGGACGCTTGGATCAAGTCTGGTTTTAGCAATGTAGATGtcaaaaaaacagcttttagcTTTTTTCAAAGGTGcttagtttctttgttttcaggtaTGAAACTTTCTATGGTAGAAGCTAATCTTGTAGACCTTGctttttttattccaaagcaggaaaaaagtgATGTGACCATGTTTCCAATTTTGGTTATTAAAATCCAgtaactgattttaaataagaCTTAATACGTTGGTTTTCTTTGACCACTGACCTCACTGTTAGTGTTGATagtttccactttttttctgttatgaaccgctatgctttgcttttttattaccTGCTTctgaagtttgtattttttttctggagtttgttttcctcttgtaactgaccttttttttgtctgtgacaCATCTGTTGTGTTCTAATATTACATGATTTGTGTCTTAGGGCTTTTCTGCTAGTACTTGGCTTCCCAAGTAGCCAGTGGAAACCTGTTTTGAATGTGTAATGTAACTGGGGGTGAAATGGAGTTCAGCTGACCTGTCTTAACTAACTTCAAATTGTTCCCTTCACCATTACCACTTCAGGGCCTTCCAGGATCAAAAATGTGAGGCATTAGGAGTTATGCAAGTCATGCAGTAAGCAGTTATATGCTGAGACAGACATAATGCAACTGTCTAGCAAGATGTTTCCCAGGGAATTCATAATTCCGTTATTCAGTTAGGCATTTCATCATACATCACTCCTTGCATCTTCTGTCTGCCAGCTAATTACCCAGTACTGTTTCGCTTAATGTACCTGTGGACAGCTGagttttgtcctgttttttgTCTTCCCCCTCCTTGGGTATTTATGATGCCACCTGtttgatattaaatatttttgaaacagacCTTTACTCTTCTGTGCTAACCTTGCTGCCTCTCTGTTTTTTTAAGGTTGAGACTGAACTGAAGTTAATCTGTTGTGACATTCTGGATGTACTGGACAAACACCTCATTCCAGCAGCTAACACTGGCGAGTCCAAGGTTTTCTATTACAAAATGTGAGTGTTGCCTTGAGAGGTGAACTTCTTGTTGTATCTGCACTAGGTAACAGGAATAAAGTGAAGCatggtgttttatttcagcCCAGAATAACCGATACTGTAGTATCCTGTACTAAcgcaacaaaagaaaaatcaaactttcTCCTGCTTGATGGTTTAAAATGTGCTTAGGTACTAAGGCCCTGTTGCCTGGGCAGTAATTGAGCAGTAGTAGTCCTTTTGTGTGTGAATGTACAAAATCACTTGTAGAACTAAGCAGTTTAGTGGCTAGTGTGGAAATAAGGACTAatgacttattttttgttttattcctgttcTCAGGAAGGGGGACTACCATAGGTATCTGGCTGAGTTCGCCACAGGAAATGAcaggaaggaggctgcagagaaTAGCTTGGTGGCTTACAAGGCTGCTAGTGATATTGCAATGACAGAACTCCCGCCAACACATCCTATCCGCTTAGGACTTGCCCTCAACTTCTCTGTATTCTACTATGAAATTCTTAATTCTCCTGATCGTGCCTGCAGGTAGGTAGTGACTGGGGAGATGGGGAAACTTAAGTGAACAGCAAACAAGCCAAAAGTGGTTGCTAGTTAGAAACTACTttaacacaacaacaaaaaaagtgctggctcttttcctgctctgtttgAGGTTACACCATTGGAAAGGCTTTGAACTTTTGCATTCTTCTGAGTTCAGATGCATTTGTTTATCTGAGAGTAGGTTATGTACGAGAAGCAGCAATAACCTTGGACCAATGAACCAGTGGCAGCTTGACAACCTGCCTCGTTAACTCTGTGCTCACCCTTACCGTGCAAAAAGTGTGAGGTAATTTAGCTTGCCGCTTCTGGTGCTGGCTCTTACACACGGTAAGAGGTGTCATGGTCAGAGGAATTCGTGCTATAGATGAGCTTTTGTAATTCTACAGATCTTTCATTATTTGCTTGTATGAGCATAAAAGTGAGGAATGAAGCAAATGCTTCCTTCTATTCCTGCCACTGCAGGTTATGTAAGTTTTTTAAGCTTTTAGCAGATGTTGATCAGTTCTATTGTAAGATGTAGAAATGTTTAATAAACCCCAAATTCTTGAGTAAATAGATACTGTTCTTAGGCACTCAAAGTAGCTGATTTTTTTGAAGACTTCAGATATTTATCTGAACAcctaaatttttaaaaaagtctatGGATGTCTAGGTGTCTACATAAAGATAGGTGTTCTGAGACAGGCTCAATATGTAGGTTTCAGAATTCTTTCATGATATGTATGAAGTCTGACTTTGTGCTTATAGGTTGGCGAAAGCAGCTTTTGATGATGCTATTGCAGAACTGGATACGCTGAGTGAAGAAAGCTATAAGGACTCTACACTTATCATGCAGTTGTTACGTGATAATCTGACACTATGGACTTCAGACATGCAGGGTGATGGTAAGTAAACGCC is a window encoding:
- the YWHAE gene encoding 14-3-3 protein epsilon isoform X1 codes for the protein MDDREDLVYQAKLAEQAERYDEMVESMKKVAGMDVELTVEERNLLSVAYKNVIGARRASWRIISSIEQKEENKGGEDKLKMIREYRQMVETELKLICCDILDVLDKHLIPAANTGESKVFYYKMKGDYHRYLAEFATGNDRKEAAENSLVAYKAASDIAMTELPPTHPIRLGLALNFSVFYYEILNSPDRACRLAKAAFDDAIAELDTLSEESYKDSTLIMQLLRDNLTLWTSDMQGDGEEQNKEALQDVEDENQ
- the YWHAE gene encoding 14-3-3 protein epsilon isoform X2 gives rise to the protein MDDREDLVYQAKLAEQAERYDEMVESMKKVAGMDVELTVEERNLLSVAYKNVIGARRASWRIISSIEQKEENKGGEDKLKMIREYRQMVETELKLICCDILDVLDKHLIPAANTGESKVFYYKMKGDYHRYLAEFATGNDRKEAAENSLVAYKAASDIAMTELPPTHPIRLGLALNFSVFYYEILNSPDRACRLAKAAFDDAIAELDTLSEESYKDSTLIMQLLRDNLTLWTSDMQGDDS